Proteins encoded in a region of the Streptomyces sp. NBC_00513 genome:
- a CDS encoding aspartate ammonia-lyase: protein MTEDQQAAGTPGAFRIEHDSMGEVRVPAHAKWRAQTQRAVENFPISGQRLEHAHIAALARIKAAAAVVNARLGVLDADVAEAVRSAAEEVADGRWDEHFPVDVFQTGSGTSSNMNANEVIATLAGERLGRPVHPNDHVNASQSSNDVFPSSIHIAATAAVIGELIPSLEHLADAMERKSAEFVAVVKAGRTHLMDATPVTLGQEFGGYAVQIRYGVERLRAALPRLAELPLGGTAVGTGINTPPGFSAAVIAEVAEATGLPLTEARDHFEAQGARDALVETSGMLRTIAVSLTKISNDLRWMASGPRTGLAEINLPDLQPGSSIMPGKVNPVIPEAVLMVAAQVMGNDTAVAVAGAAGNFELNVMLPVMARNLLESIRLLGNASRLLADRTVDGITANSERAREYAESSPSVVTPLNRYIGYEEAAKVAKRSLAERKTIREVVLDEGYVERGALTLAQLDEALDVLRMTRP, encoded by the coding sequence ATGACAGAGGACCAGCAGGCCGCAGGAACACCCGGCGCGTTCCGGATCGAGCACGACTCCATGGGCGAGGTACGGGTCCCCGCCCACGCGAAGTGGCGGGCCCAGACCCAGCGCGCGGTGGAGAACTTCCCGATCTCGGGGCAGCGCCTGGAGCACGCCCACATCGCCGCACTGGCCCGGATCAAGGCCGCCGCCGCCGTGGTGAACGCCCGGCTCGGGGTCCTGGACGCGGATGTGGCCGAGGCCGTCCGGTCCGCCGCCGAGGAGGTCGCGGACGGGCGTTGGGACGAGCACTTCCCGGTGGACGTGTTCCAGACCGGATCCGGCACCTCGTCGAACATGAACGCCAACGAGGTGATCGCCACCCTCGCCGGCGAACGCCTCGGCCGCCCGGTCCACCCGAACGACCACGTCAACGCCTCGCAGAGCTCCAACGACGTGTTCCCGTCCTCCATCCACATCGCCGCGACCGCCGCCGTCATCGGTGAGCTGATCCCGTCCCTGGAGCACCTCGCCGACGCGATGGAGCGCAAGTCCGCCGAGTTCGTCGCGGTGGTCAAGGCCGGCCGCACCCACCTGATGGACGCCACCCCGGTCACGCTCGGCCAGGAGTTCGGCGGATACGCCGTCCAGATCCGCTACGGCGTCGAGCGGTTGCGCGCCGCGCTGCCGCGACTGGCCGAACTCCCCCTGGGCGGAACGGCCGTGGGCACCGGCATCAACACGCCGCCCGGGTTCTCCGCAGCCGTGATCGCGGAGGTGGCCGAGGCGACCGGACTGCCGCTGACCGAGGCGCGGGACCACTTCGAGGCCCAGGGCGCCCGGGACGCGCTGGTGGAGACGTCCGGAATGCTCCGCACGATCGCGGTCTCGCTCACCAAGATTTCCAACGATCTGCGCTGGATGGCCTCCGGACCGCGCACGGGATTGGCCGAAATCAATCTCCCGGATCTGCAACCGGGGTCCTCGATCATGCCCGGAAAGGTCAATCCGGTGATCCCGGAGGCCGTCCTCATGGTCGCCGCACAGGTGATGGGCAACGACACCGCGGTCGCCGTCGCGGGCGCCGCCGGCAACTTCGAGCTCAATGTGATGCTCCCGGTGATGGCCCGGAACCTGCTCGAATCGATCCGCCTGCTCGGCAACGCGAGCCGGCTTCTCGCCGACCGGACGGTGGACGGGATCACCGCGAACTCCGAGCGGGCCAGGGAGTACGCCGAATCCTCGCCCTCGGTGGTGACCCCCCTGAACCGCTACATCGGCTACGAGGAGGCGGCCAAGGTGGCGAAGCGGTCGCTGGCGGAACGGAAGACGATCAGGGAGGTCGTGCTGGACGAGGGTTACGTCGAACGCGGCGCGTTGACCCTCGCCCAGTTGGACGAGGCGCTGGACGTCCTGCGGATGACCCGGCCCTGA
- a CDS encoding catalase: MTQDAQKIPYTTNNVGIPVESDEHSLTVSPDGPILLQDHYLIEKMAQFNRERVPERVVHAKGAGAYGVFQVTNDVSQFTKADLFQPGRRTEMLARFSTVAGEQGSPDTWRDPRGFALKFYTEHGNYDMVGNNTPVFFVRDPSKFQDFIRSQKRRPDNGLRDHDMQWDFWTLSPESAHQVAILMGDRGIPRNYRTMDGFSSHTYLWVNAGGEKFWVKYHFKTDQGNEFLTQEEADRLAGEDPDYHRRDLFDAIAGGSAPTWTMHVQVMPFEDAPGYRFNPFDLTKVWPHGDYPLIEVGRMTLDKNPDDYFIHIEQAAFEPSNLVPGIGPSPDKMLLGRLFSYPDTHRYRIGANYTQLPPNRARSLVSSYAKDGAMRFEASAAARPYAPNSYGGPAADTARFGEPAGWATSGEMVREAYTPRSEDDDWGQPGTMVREVFDDAARERLVSNVAGHLLDGVSPPVLERALQYWRNIDKATGDRIAAKVRDGG; the protein is encoded by the coding sequence GTGACCCAGGACGCGCAGAAGATTCCGTACACGACGAACAACGTCGGGATTCCGGTGGAGAGCGACGAGCACTCGCTCACCGTGAGTCCGGACGGCCCGATCCTGCTCCAGGACCACTATCTGATCGAGAAGATGGCCCAGTTCAATCGGGAACGGGTCCCCGAGCGGGTGGTGCACGCCAAGGGCGCGGGCGCGTACGGCGTCTTCCAGGTGACCAACGACGTCAGCCAGTTCACCAAGGCCGACCTCTTCCAACCGGGCCGCAGGACCGAGATGCTGGCCCGCTTCTCGACCGTCGCGGGCGAGCAGGGCTCCCCCGACACCTGGCGGGACCCGCGCGGTTTCGCCCTGAAGTTCTATACCGAGCACGGCAACTACGACATGGTCGGGAACAACACCCCGGTGTTCTTCGTCCGTGACCCGAGCAAGTTCCAGGACTTCATCCGCTCGCAGAAGCGCCGGCCGGACAACGGTCTGCGCGACCACGACATGCAGTGGGACTTCTGGACCCTGTCCCCGGAGTCCGCGCACCAGGTGGCCATCCTGATGGGCGACCGGGGCATCCCGAGGAACTACCGCACGATGGACGGCTTCAGCTCGCACACCTACCTGTGGGTGAACGCGGGCGGCGAGAAGTTCTGGGTGAAGTACCACTTCAAGACGGACCAGGGCAACGAGTTCCTGACGCAGGAGGAGGCGGACCGGCTGGCGGGCGAGGACCCCGACTACCACCGGCGCGACCTCTTCGACGCCATCGCGGGCGGCAGTGCCCCGACGTGGACGATGCACGTGCAGGTCATGCCCTTCGAGGACGCCCCGGGCTACCGGTTCAACCCGTTCGACCTGACCAAGGTGTGGCCGCACGGCGACTACCCGCTGATCGAGGTCGGCCGGATGACGCTGGACAAGAACCCGGACGACTACTTCATCCACATCGAGCAGGCGGCCTTCGAACCGTCGAACCTGGTCCCGGGCATCGGCCCGTCGCCCGACAAGATGCTGCTGGGCCGGCTGTTCTCGTACCCGGACACGCACCGCTACCGGATCGGGGCGAACTACACGCAGCTCCCGCCGAACCGGGCCCGGTCGCTGGTCTCCTCGTACGCCAAGGACGGCGCGATGCGCTTCGAGGCGTCGGCGGCGGCGCGCCCGTACGCCCCGAACTCCTACGGCGGCCCGGCCGCGGACACGGCCCGCTTCGGCGAGCCGGCGGGCTGGGCGACGTCCGGCGAGATGGTCCGCGAGGCGTACACGCCGCGCTCCGAGGACGACGACTGGGGCCAGCCGGGCACGATGGTGCGGGAGGTCTTCGACGACGCGGCGCGCGAGCGCCTCGTCTCGAACGTCGCCGGGCACCTGCTGGACGGGGTGAGTCCCCCGGTGCTGGAGCGTGCCCTGCAGTACTGGCGCAACATCGACAAGGCGACCGGCGACCGGATCGCGGCGAAGGTCCGGGACGGCGGCTGA
- a CDS encoding SpoIIE family protein phosphatase, with protein sequence MTEYPTSQEGPQPVASGGGTDDAGHGKAAVAATEAVRTHAQGPGSERGAPASASAGELPRPRTAAASPADVPAGGEPGQGGARTRDGEAARNAAAAAQDRAPEPIRPRGGEDRITHGARPGSRPDPTAPTGDLDGAPADEVQVDGVGGGAGRHGGGPISGAETGTARREGDRLRFVGAATRRIARGIDLDEIVLGLCRATVPTFSDAILVYLRDPLPVGDERPVGPVVLRLRRTDRLRPLDDLTGGDPAGAAGAAGELDFSQMTLVGPQGDLPAAELCEIRPGGALAEVLRGVRPVFGSAAGAKDALPELLGADHPVPRGQRAILAPLRGRRRVIGAAVFLRTPDRPAFETNDLLVAAQLATHTALGIDKAVLYGREAYIADELQRTMLPDSLPQPTGVRLASRYLPAAETARVGGDWYDAIPLPGSRVALVVGDVMGHSMTSAAIMGQLRTTAQTLAQLDLPPAEVLHHLDEQAQRLGSDRMATCLYAVYDPVSHRITIANAGHPPPVLLHLGGRAEVLRVPPGAPIGVGGVDFEAVELDAPAGATLLLYTDGLVESRLRDVWTGIEQLRERLATTAQLTGLDHPPPLEALCDDVLDMLGPGDRDDDIALLAARFEGIAPSDVAYWFLDPEETAPGRARRFARRALTRWGLEELSDSLELLVSEVVTNAVRYAERPVTLRLLRTDVLRCEVGDDSPQLPRQRRARDTDEGGRGLFLVNRMARRWGATRLSSGKVVWFELPLPGAHDRR encoded by the coding sequence GTGACGGAGTACCCCACCTCCCAGGAGGGCCCGCAGCCCGTCGCCTCCGGCGGAGGTACGGACGATGCCGGCCACGGCAAGGCCGCCGTCGCGGCCACCGAGGCCGTACGCACGCATGCGCAAGGTCCGGGTTCGGAGCGCGGTGCCCCCGCGTCCGCCTCGGCCGGCGAACTTCCCCGGCCGCGCACCGCGGCCGCCTCACCGGCGGACGTGCCGGCCGGCGGGGAGCCGGGTCAGGGCGGCGCCCGGACCCGGGACGGCGAGGCCGCCCGCAACGCGGCCGCCGCGGCGCAGGACCGCGCGCCCGAACCGATCCGCCCCCGGGGCGGGGAGGACCGGATCACGCACGGCGCCCGGCCGGGCAGCCGCCCCGACCCCACCGCCCCGACCGGCGACCTCGACGGCGCACCGGCCGACGAGGTCCAGGTGGACGGTGTGGGCGGCGGCGCGGGCCGGCACGGCGGCGGCCCGATCTCCGGCGCGGAGACCGGCACGGCCCGCAGGGAGGGCGACCGGCTGCGCTTCGTCGGTGCGGCCACCCGCCGGATCGCCCGGGGCATCGACCTCGACGAGATCGTGCTGGGCCTGTGCCGGGCCACCGTGCCGACGTTCTCGGACGCGATCCTCGTCTATCTGCGCGACCCGCTGCCGGTGGGCGACGAGCGCCCCGTCGGACCGGTCGTTTTAAGGCTTCGGCGCACCGACCGGCTCCGGCCGCTCGACGATCTGACCGGGGGCGATCCCGCCGGGGCCGCGGGGGCCGCCGGCGAGCTCGACTTCAGCCAGATGACCCTGGTCGGCCCGCAGGGCGACCTGCCGGCGGCCGAGTTGTGCGAGATCCGGCCGGGCGGGGCGCTCGCCGAGGTGCTGCGCGGCGTACGGCCGGTCTTCGGATCGGCCGCAGGAGCCAAGGACGCCCTCCCGGAGCTGCTCGGGGCCGACCATCCCGTCCCGCGCGGTCAGCGGGCCATCCTGGCCCCGCTGCGGGGCCGCCGGCGCGTGATCGGCGCGGCGGTGTTCCTGCGCACCCCCGACCGGCCCGCCTTCGAGACGAACGACCTGCTGGTCGCGGCCCAACTGGCGACCCACACCGCGCTCGGCATCGACAAGGCGGTGCTGTACGGCCGTGAGGCGTACATCGCCGACGAGCTCCAGCGCACCATGCTCCCGGACAGCCTCCCCCAGCCCACCGGGGTCCGGCTGGCCTCCCGCTATCTGCCCGCCGCCGAGACGGCCCGGGTCGGCGGCGACTGGTACGACGCCATACCGCTGCCCGGCAGCCGGGTCGCGCTGGTCGTCGGCGACGTCATGGGGCATTCCATGACCTCCGCCGCGATCATGGGCCAGCTGCGCACCACGGCGCAGACCCTGGCGCAGCTCGACCTGCCGCCCGCCGAGGTCCTGCACCACCTGGACGAGCAGGCGCAGCGGCTCGGCTCCGATCGGATGGCGACCTGCCTGTACGCGGTCTACGACCCCGTCTCGCACCGGATCACCATCGCCAACGCCGGCCACCCGCCGCCCGTCCTGCTCCACCTGGGCGGTCGCGCCGAGGTGCTCCGGGTGCCGCCGGGCGCCCCGATCGGCGTGGGCGGCGTCGACTTCGAGGCCGTGGAGCTGGACGCCCCGGCCGGGGCCACCCTGCTGCTGTACACCGACGGGCTGGTCGAGTCCCGGCTGCGCGACGTGTGGACGGGCATCGAGCAGCTCCGCGAGCGGCTGGCGACGACCGCCCAGCTGACGGGCCTGGACCACCCGCCGCCGCTGGAGGCGCTGTGCGACGACGTCCTGGACATGCTCGGCCCTGGCGACCGGGACGACGACATCGCGCTGCTCGCGGCCCGTTTCGAGGGGATCGCGCCCAGTGACGTCGCGTACTGGTTCCTGGACCCGGAGGAGACCGCGCCGGGCCGGGCCCGCCGGTTCGCCCGCCGGGCGCTGACCCGGTGGGGTCTGGAGGAGCTGAGCGATTCGCTGGAACTGCTGGTCAGCGAGGTGGTCACCAATGCCGTGCGGTACGCCGAGCGGCCGGTGACCCTGCGGCTGCTGCGGACGGACGTGTTGCGCTGCGAGGTCGGCGACGACTCCCCGCAGCTGCCGCGCCAGCGTCGGGCCCGGGACACCGACGAGGGCGGTCGGGGCCTGTTCCTGGTCAATCGGATGGCCCGCCGCTGGGGTGCGACGCGGCTGAGCAGTGGAAAGGTGGTGTGGTTCGAGCTCCCGTTGCCGGGGGCGCATGATCGGCGTTGA
- a CDS encoding glycerophosphodiester phosphodiesterase produces the protein MTATPSPRAVRVIAHRGASHEHPEHTLAAYRQAVEDGADALECDVRLTADHRLVCVHDRRVERTSDGRGVVSAMTYEELLALDFGAWKGSGHAGARVLLFEDLLREALAAPRPVGLAVETKHPSRAGGRLEAELVRVLREYGLADGSAGRVEVMSFSRTALTRLHRLAPGLPAVYLMERRLRPVRPPYATHAGPGIELVRRSPWLVGRLKEKGLSVRVWTVDEPEDVELCVRLGVDALITNRPRDVRKLLRDM, from the coding sequence ATGACCGCGACACCCTCGCCCCGCGCCGTACGCGTGATCGCCCACCGCGGGGCCTCCCACGAGCACCCCGAGCACACCCTGGCCGCCTACCGGCAGGCCGTGGAGGACGGCGCGGACGCGCTCGAATGCGATGTCCGGCTCACCGCCGACCACAGGCTGGTCTGTGTGCACGACCGGCGCGTGGAGCGGACCTCCGACGGGCGCGGGGTGGTCTCCGCTATGACGTACGAGGAGCTGCTCGCCCTCGACTTCGGGGCGTGGAAGGGGTCCGGGCACGCCGGCGCCCGGGTGCTGCTCTTCGAGGACCTGCTGAGGGAGGCCCTGGCCGCGCCGCGGCCGGTAGGGCTCGCGGTCGAGACGAAGCACCCGTCGCGCGCGGGCGGCCGGCTGGAGGCCGAGCTGGTGCGCGTGCTCCGGGAGTACGGGCTGGCCGACGGGTCCGCCGGCCGCGTCGAGGTGATGAGCTTCTCCCGCACCGCGCTGACCCGGCTGCACCGGCTGGCCCCGGGGCTGCCCGCCGTGTACCTGATGGAACGCCGGCTGCGGCCGGTGCGCCCGCCGTACGCCACGCACGCGGGCCCGGGCATCGAGCTGGTACGCCGCTCCCCGTGGCTGGTGGGGCGGTTGAAGGAGAAGGGGCTGTCGGTACGGGTGTGGACCGTGGACGAGCCGGAGGACGTGGAGCTGTGCGTGCGGCTCGGCGTGGACGCGCTCATCACCAACCGGCCGCGGGACGTGCGCAAGCTGCTGCGGGACATGTGA
- a CDS encoding ricin-type beta-trefoil lectin domain protein has product MARARTRPMLRCTVVAVAAMAAALGGVGAVTPLAQAAPVAAVTPLSPELEAIRAAEATKIYGDSAIRPLAERKTGLISLGDSEISGEGVGTYDPATNTPNNQCHRSPDSAIHRTGIPADLTFNVACSGGYTGNIRIGGSKQYADELVQSDNLAVKARNTKIKMVLLVAGANDDLQFGPVMTDCVTRWVLIQGTCEPKYGPGWQARVDGLKPKVEATVADLKTVMRDAGYADTDYKLVVMGYPSPIGPDFNDNPNFPGKLPGGCAGYDSDATWGRNYAVPAFEKGMRAAALASGATYLDNSRLFHGHEVCMEDAWARGLYLDLGDHFPWDENTARQSFHPNYRGHGAFASCLTQLYTSGLREASCADPASTGTPVLQAGAWDDLYKPLRNEATGNCLDSNGGASANNTKVVAWDCHGGRNQGWWYDTARKALHVELTQDRCVDAPGGAYGNGTGLILWNCHGGANQQFVRDGATLRPAAAPGMCLTVAAAHEQLRLRTCDGSANQRFA; this is encoded by the coding sequence ATGGCACGTGCGCGTACCAGACCCATGCTCAGATGTACCGTCGTCGCGGTCGCGGCGATGGCGGCCGCCCTCGGCGGCGTCGGCGCCGTCACCCCCCTGGCCCAGGCGGCGCCCGTCGCCGCCGTCACCCCACTCTCGCCCGAACTGGAGGCGATCCGGGCCGCCGAGGCGACCAAGATCTACGGTGACTCTGCCATCCGCCCGCTCGCGGAGCGCAAGACCGGCCTGATCTCGCTCGGCGACAGCGAGATCTCGGGCGAGGGCGTCGGCACCTACGACCCCGCGACCAACACCCCGAACAACCAGTGCCACCGCTCGCCGGACTCCGCGATCCACCGCACCGGCATCCCCGCCGACCTGACCTTCAACGTCGCCTGCTCCGGCGGCTACACGGGAAACATCAGGATCGGCGGCAGCAAGCAGTACGCCGACGAACTCGTGCAGAGCGACAACCTCGCCGTCAAGGCCCGCAACACGAAGATCAAAATGGTGCTGTTGGTCGCGGGAGCCAACGACGACCTCCAGTTCGGCCCCGTCATGACCGACTGCGTCACCCGCTGGGTGCTGATCCAGGGCACCTGCGAACCCAAGTACGGCCCCGGCTGGCAGGCGCGCGTCGACGGCCTGAAGCCCAAGGTGGAAGCCACCGTCGCCGACCTCAAGACGGTCATGCGCGACGCGGGCTACGCCGACACCGACTACAAGCTCGTCGTGATGGGCTACCCCAGCCCGATCGGCCCCGACTTCAACGACAACCCGAACTTCCCCGGCAAGCTCCCCGGCGGCTGCGCCGGCTACGACTCCGACGCCACCTGGGGCCGAAACTACGCGGTACCCGCCTTCGAGAAGGGCATGCGGGCCGCCGCCCTCGCCTCCGGCGCCACCTACCTGGACAACTCCCGTCTCTTCCACGGCCACGAGGTGTGCATGGAGGACGCCTGGGCCCGCGGCCTCTACCTCGACCTCGGGGACCACTTCCCGTGGGACGAGAACACCGCCCGACAGTCCTTCCACCCCAACTACCGCGGGCACGGCGCCTTCGCCTCCTGCCTGACCCAGCTCTACACCTCGGGCCTGCGCGAGGCCTCCTGCGCCGACCCCGCGAGCACCGGCACCCCGGTCCTCCAGGCCGGGGCCTGGGACGACCTGTACAAGCCGCTGAGGAACGAGGCGACCGGCAACTGCCTGGACTCCAACGGCGGCGCGAGCGCCAACAACACCAAGGTGGTGGCCTGGGACTGCCACGGCGGTCGCAACCAGGGCTGGTGGTACGACACCGCCCGCAAGGCCCTCCACGTCGAGCTGACCCAGGACCGCTGCGTGGACGCCCCGGGCGGCGCCTACGGCAACGGCACCGGCCTGATCCTGTGGAACTGCCACGGCGGCGCCAACCAGCAGTTCGTCCGCGACGGCGCCACCCTGCGCCCCGCGGCCGCGCCCGGCATGTGCCTGACCGTGGCCGCCGCCCACGAGCAGCTGCGCCTGCGGACCTGCGACGGCTCGGCGAACCAGCGCTTCGCGTAA
- a CDS encoding DUF402 domain-containing protein → MTGIGGRRGGVARGGTHDGARGSHWAPGEQILWRYRDHAPGPAGRVHICRPVTVVRDTDELLAVWMAPGTECVKPVLADGTPIHAEPLATRYTAPRTTARSHWSGAGVLKLARPGDPWSVWLFWERGWRFKNWYVNLEEPRTRWAGGVDSVDHFLDIAVAPDRSWKWLDEDEFAQARRSGLLAPERAREVEAAGLAAVELIKEWGAPFSSGWEKWRPDPAWRVPVLPGDWDRTPAHMTS, encoded by the coding sequence ATGACAGGTATCGGAGGCCGCCGGGGCGGCGTGGCGCGCGGCGGGACGCACGACGGGGCCCGGGGCTCGCACTGGGCGCCCGGTGAGCAGATCCTCTGGCGCTACCGCGACCACGCCCCGGGGCCCGCGGGTCGGGTCCACATCTGTCGGCCCGTGACGGTGGTGCGGGACACCGACGAGTTGCTGGCCGTGTGGATGGCCCCCGGCACCGAGTGCGTGAAGCCGGTGCTGGCCGACGGCACCCCGATCCACGCGGAGCCCCTCGCCACCCGGTACACCGCGCCGCGCACCACCGCCCGGTCGCACTGGTCCGGCGCCGGGGTGCTGAAGTTGGCCCGCCCCGGGGACCCGTGGTCGGTGTGGCTGTTCTGGGAGCGGGGCTGGCGCTTCAAGAACTGGTACGTGAACCTGGAGGAACCGCGGACCCGCTGGGCCGGCGGGGTGGACTCCGTGGACCACTTCCTGGACATCGCCGTGGCCCCGGACCGCAGTTGGAAGTGGCTGGACGAGGACGAGTTCGCGCAGGCGCGGCGGAGCGGGCTGCTGGCTCCCGAGCGGGCGCGCGAGGTGGAGGCGGCGGGCCTGGCGGCCGTGGAGCTCATCAAGGAATGGGGGGCGCCGTTCTCCTCAGGATGGGAGAAGTGGAGGCCGGATCCGGCCTGGAGGGTGCCGGTTCTCCCCGGGGACTGGGACCGCACCCCGGCGCATATGACCTCATGA
- a CDS encoding fumarate hydratase, whose product MPEFAYTDLLPLGEDTTPYRLVTAEGVSTFEADGRTFLKVEPEALRKLAEEAIHDIQHFLRPAHLAQLRRIIDDPEASANDKFVALDLLKNANIAAAGVLPMCQDTGTAIVMGKRGQNVLTEGGDEAALSRGIYDAYTRLNLRYSQMAPLTMWEEKNTGSNLPAQIELYATDGGAYKFLFMAKGGGSANKSFLYQETKAVLNEASMMKFLEEKIRSLGTAACPPYHLAIVVGGTSAEHALKTAKYASAHYLDELPREGSPLGHGFRDEALEQQVFELTQKIGIGAQFGGKYFCHDVRVVRLPRHGASLPVAIAVSCSADRQATAKITAEGVFLEQLETDPARFLPETTDDHLDDAADVVSIDLNRPMDEILATLTRHPVKTRLSLTGPLVVARDIAHAKIKELLDTGAEMPQYLKDHPVYYAGPAKTPEGYASGSFGPTTAGRMDSYVEQFQAAGGSKVMLAKGNRSQQVTDACGTHGGFYLGSIGGPAARLAQDCIKKVEVLEYEELGMEAVWRIEVEDFPAFIVVDDKGNDFFQNPAPEPTFTHIPVRGPGL is encoded by the coding sequence ATGCCAGAGTTTGCGTACACCGACCTGTTGCCCCTGGGCGAGGACACCACCCCCTACCGGTTGGTGACGGCGGAGGGCGTCTCGACCTTCGAGGCCGACGGCCGTACGTTCCTCAAGGTCGAGCCGGAGGCGCTGCGCAAGCTCGCCGAAGAGGCGATCCACGACATCCAGCACTTCCTGCGTCCCGCGCACCTCGCGCAGCTGCGCCGGATCATCGACGACCCCGAGGCCTCCGCGAACGACAAGTTCGTGGCGCTGGACCTGCTGAAGAACGCGAACATCGCGGCGGCCGGCGTCCTGCCGATGTGCCAGGACACGGGCACGGCGATCGTCATGGGCAAGCGCGGTCAGAACGTGCTCACCGAGGGCGGTGACGAGGCGGCCCTGTCGCGCGGCATCTACGACGCGTACACCCGCCTGAACCTGCGCTACTCGCAGATGGCCCCGCTCACCATGTGGGAGGAGAAGAACACCGGCTCGAACCTGCCCGCGCAGATCGAGCTGTACGCGACGGACGGCGGCGCGTACAAGTTCCTCTTCATGGCGAAGGGCGGCGGCAGCGCCAACAAGTCCTTCCTCTACCAGGAGACCAAGGCGGTCCTCAACGAGGCCTCCATGATGAAGTTCCTGGAGGAGAAGATCCGTTCGCTCGGCACGGCGGCCTGCCCGCCCTACCACCTGGCGATCGTGGTCGGCGGCACGTCGGCGGAGCACGCGCTCAAGACGGCGAAGTACGCCTCCGCGCACTACCTGGACGAGCTGCCGCGCGAGGGTTCCCCGCTGGGCCACGGCTTCCGCGACGAGGCCCTGGAGCAACAGGTCTTCGAGCTGACCCAGAAGATCGGCATCGGCGCGCAGTTCGGCGGCAAGTACTTCTGCCACGACGTGCGCGTGGTGCGCCTGCCGCGCCACGGCGCCTCGCTGCCCGTCGCCATCGCCGTGTCCTGCTCGGCCGACCGCCAGGCCACCGCGAAGATCACCGCCGAGGGGGTCTTCCTGGAGCAGCTGGAGACCGACCCGGCGCGCTTCCTGCCCGAGACGACGGACGATCACCTCGACGACGCGGCGGACGTGGTGTCGATCGACCTGAACCGGCCGATGGACGAGATCCTGGCGACGCTGACCCGGCACCCGGTCAAGACCCGCCTGTCCCTGACCGGACCGCTGGTCGTGGCGCGCGACATCGCCCACGCCAAGATCAAGGAACTGCTGGACACCGGTGCGGAGATGCCGCAGTACCTGAAGGACCACCCGGTCTACTACGCGGGCCCCGCCAAGACCCCCGAGGGCTACGCCTCCGGCTCCTTCGGCCCGACCACGGCCGGCCGCATGGACTCCTACGTCGAGCAGTTCCAGGCGGCGGGCGGCTCCAAGGTCATGCTGGCCAAGGGCAACCGCTCGCAGCAGGTGACGGACGCCTGTGGCACGCACGGCGGCTTCTACCTGGGTTCGATCGGCGGCCCGGCGGCGCGGCTGGCCCAGGACTGCATCAAGAAGGTCGAGGTCCTGGAGTACGAGGAGCTCGGCATGGAGGCGGTCTGGCGGATCGAGGTCGAGGACTTCCCGGCGTTCATCGTCGTGGACGACAAGGGCAACGACTTCTTCCAGAATCCGGCCCCGGAGCCGACGTTCACCCACATCCCGGTCCGCGGCCCGGGTCTGTGA